In Fodinibius saliphilus, the sequence TTCAGGTATTTGCATCCCGATTTTATTAACTGCATTGCTGATGAGGATGGAAAGCTGGTTGCTTTTGCCATTACGATGCCTTCGTTCGCAAAAGCGCTGCAGAAGGCTCATGGCAAGCTTCTGCCTTTTGGGTGGGCTCACTTACTAAAGGCCCGCTATTTCCATGATAAGGCCGCATTTTACCTGATTGGTATCGATCCCAAATATCAGAATAAGGGATTGACCTCCATTATTTTTAAGGAGATGAATGAGATGTTTAACGACCGGGGCATTACCAGGGTAGAAACCAACCCTGAGCTTGAGGATAATGAGTCTATTCAAGCGCTGTGGAATAGCTATGAAAATAGAATCCACAAGAGAAGACGTACCTACCGAAAGGCATTATAAAGCTCTTATTGGGTAACAAATTGTTCTTCTTCGCAGATCTGCAGGTCAGTATGGAAGGCTACAGGCAGATGATGAGCCCGTAAATCAGTTATAGAAAGATGATTTTTCAGTATCCCCTTTACTTCGATAGGGTAGGGTATACCTGATAATTGAGAAAACATTCGGGGAGATAGATCCTCAGTTTCCAGGTATTTTTTAAAAGGATTCCCGCTTTGATACGCATAGTATTAATGGTGTTTGTTCTTTATTTAACTACAGGAAAAGGCACCTTATACTGTAGTTGATTCAATCGTAAAGGGGATGTCATTATACCAATAATCATAGAAGGATTATCAAAAGATTGGGGGGACCGAAACGGGCAGAAATTTTTTAGCCCTATGGACATCTACAATAGGTAAATAAAAAAGCCCACTCCAAAAAAGAAGTGGGCTTTTAATCAAGAGCAATGCTCATACATTACTTGTAATCAAGGCTACGTACATCAGTAGCACTTAACCCTTTGTCGGTTTCTTCAACGTTGAATTCAACATTCTCACCGTCTTCGAGACCTTGATTATAATCTAAATTTTCTACGTTATTTCGGTGGACGAATACATCTTTACTTCCGTCCTCAGGTTCGATAAATCCAAATCCTTTTTCAACATCGAACCATTTAACTTTGCCTTGTTGTGTCATTTATACTAAGTATTGTTTTATACACCTTAAGCTCATCTGTCAAGAAGAATAGTTATAACCACGTATTCTACATAAGACTTATTGCTAAAGGTGGGAATTAAAAATTGAGTTTAAAGATAGGGGTCTTAAATCGGAATGTCCATAGCTTTTTCAGTATTTGGAACGCTTCTGCTAAAAATATAAAGACTATAAGCTATATTAGCCGGTTCATAGGTTTTGCCAACAATTTACCCCAGATTGACAGGGTTCTCTTTATTTGGTATTTAGCCAATATTAAATAGAATTTAATTGTCTACACCTCGTTAGGTAGTAAAGGCAGAAGCTGAGTCCCTGCTACAATAAATTTGAATGCTAAAATATAGAAGCTCTCATTGGTAAAAGGTGTAATGAAGTTTATAACAATACTTTTGGTGCTAATAGTGGGAGGGTATTTCTTTGTGACAGAAAAATATAATCATGAACAGAGTGCCCAGTCAACAAATGATTCGACGATGGTATCTCCTGATTCAACTTTTGAAACA encodes:
- a CDS encoding cold-shock protein; this encodes MTQQGKVKWFDVEKGFGFIEPEDGSKDVFVHRNNVENLDYNQGLEDGENVEFNVEETDKGLSATDVRSLDYK